The ANME-2 cluster archaeon genome window below encodes:
- a CDS encoding DUF1015 domain-containing protein, translated as MVTIKPFKSTILNPELPDRDRLVCPVYDTIDETEYARYGVESNNVIHITTRNKSIGSEEFIAGSTGNLKRFFRDGVLVEREKPGFYIYGIRYSLPEDILGQIPAAAKRDVYFAFGLVALVRVEGLGEGSIVGHERIFETHTVERYDVMKASGMNFAPIVAEYSMPGHDMNNMLEEYLGFRRPDLVIREDRPPLVDVSLKGIRHLLWEITDREMVGKIQAMMADRDLLILDGHHRYNAANELRLRDGVEYTMMMFMEGGDRALLLLPWHRCIRRLDREMLDSQIEQYFDVVWKGAPGDAFYGMLGARDDALDVRIGMYDGRDFTVLKAHGDEVERLSGCLDEKVGLDYISLNEWVIEPLANGDNVDNVGFVDSVAEAVRKVDEQGFMVAFLMRPLAIGDVEYKAYTEMKNFPQKSTLFLPKVAEGILMRRFRE; from the coding sequence ATGGTCACAATAAAACCCTTCAAAAGCACGATACTGAATCCTGAGCTCCCTGACAGGGACCGGCTTGTATGCCCGGTCTATGATACTATTGATGAGACCGAATATGCCCGGTACGGCGTCGAAAGCAATAACGTGATCCATATCACTACACGAAATAAGAGCATCGGGAGCGAAGAGTTCATTGCCGGGTCCACCGGGAACCTGAAGCGTTTTTTCCGGGATGGGGTGCTTGTGGAGCGTGAGAAGCCCGGGTTTTATATCTACGGGATACGGTACAGCCTTCCTGAAGATATCCTGGGACAGATACCTGCTGCGGCGAAGCGGGATGTGTATTTTGCGTTCGGGCTGGTTGCCCTGGTCAGGGTGGAGGGGCTGGGCGAGGGGAGCATTGTGGGGCATGAGCGGATATTTGAGACACATACCGTCGAGCGCTATGACGTGATGAAGGCGTCTGGCATGAATTTTGCGCCTATTGTGGCCGAGTACAGTATGCCCGGGCATGATATGAACAATATGCTTGAGGAGTACCTGGGATTCAGGCGACCTGACCTTGTCATAAGGGAGGACAGGCCGCCGCTGGTGGATGTTTCGTTGAAAGGTATCAGGCACCTGCTCTGGGAGATCACTGACCGGGAAATGGTGGGGAAGATACAGGCAATGATGGCTGATAGAGATCTGCTTATCCTTGACGGGCATCACCGGTACAATGCGGCCAATGAGTTGCGTTTGAGGGATGGCGTGGAATATACCATGATGATGTTCATGGAAGGGGGAGACCGCGCGCTGTTGCTGTTACCCTGGCACCGGTGCATAAGGCGGCTGGACAGGGAGATGCTGGATTCGCAGATTGAGCAGTATTTTGATGTTGTGTGGAAGGGGGCACCGGGTGATGCGTTCTATGGGATGCTGGGTGCCAGGGATGATGCGCTGGATGTCAGGATAGGGATGTATGACGGCAGGGATTTTACGGTTCTTAAGGCTCACGGGGATGAGGTGGAACGGTTGTCAGGTTGCCTGGATGAGAAGGTTGGGCTGGATTATATCTCGCTGAATGAATGGGTGATAGAACCCCTGGCGAACGGGGATAATGTGGATAATGTCGGGTTTGTGGACAGTGTGGCCGAGGCGGTAAGGAAGGTTGACGAGCAGGGGTTCATGGTGGCGTTTTTGATGCGGCCGCTGGCTATTGGGGATGTGGAATACAAGGCCTATACCGAGATGAAGAATTTCCCGCAAAAGTCTACTCTTTTTTTGCCCAAGGTGGCGGAAGGGATTTTGATGCGGCGGTTCAGGGAGTAG
- a CDS encoding type IV pilin N-terminal domain-containing protein yields MKANRKFTRDEDAVSPVIGVILMVAITVILAAVIAAFVFGMGSSLSKQYVVAATVSQISSEKIDVTYAGGPDADALDYINITITSSDGNVYDYDKDANFTIATKPGNNNPTVGTSISVKAAANSNDFSERDHVVLTATFLDGSKQVILDTYI; encoded by the coding sequence ATGAAAGCAAATAGAAAATTCACACGCGACGAAGATGCAGTATCTCCGGTCATCGGTGTTATCCTGATGGTCGCCATCACTGTCATCCTGGCTGCAGTCATTGCAGCGTTCGTGTTCGGTATGGGTAGTTCCCTGTCCAAGCAGTATGTGGTTGCGGCAACAGTGTCACAGATCTCAAGCGAGAAGATTGATGTTACATATGCTGGTGGTCCTGATGCTGACGCATTGGATTATATAAATATTACAATAACGTCATCAGACGGTAATGTATATGATTATGATAAAGATGCAAATTTCACAATTGCAACCAAACCTGGTAATAACAATCCAACCGTAGGGACTTCAATAAGTGTAAAAGCTGCTGCAAATTCAAATGATTTCTCCGAAAGAGATCATGTAGTGCTTACTGCAACATTCCTTGACGGTTCAAAACAGGTAATTCTGGATACCTACATCTAA
- a CDS encoding DUF5371 domain-containing protein, giving the protein MSKIMHAQMVIIEDDLNALKEKTGEKNTKDALAKAVAHYLECEYTQATDMWEKKLEKRILAKKQK; this is encoded by the coding sequence ATGTCTAAGATTATGCACGCTCAGATGGTCATTATAGAAGATGACCTGAATGCCCTCAAAGAAAAAACGGGTGAAAAGAATACCAAGGACGCTCTCGCCAAAGCTGTGGCCCATTATCTGGAATGCGAATACACGCAGGCAACTGATATGTGGGAAAAGAAGCTCGAAAAACGAATATTAGCTAAAAAACAAAAATAA